Genomic segment of Truepera radiovictrix DSM 17093:
CCCTGACCTCGGGGCGGACCGGTTGACGCTCATCCGGGGCGACATCACCGAGATGCGCGTCGACGCGATCGTCAACGCCGCGAATAGCTCGCTCTTAGGCGGCGGGGGGGTCGACGGGGCGATTCACCGCGCGGCGGGCCCCGAGCTGTTAGCGGCGTGCCGCACCCTCGGGGGGTGCCCTACCGGCGAGGCCAAGCTGACGCCGGGTTACAACCTGAGCGCGCGCTTTGTCATACACACCGTCGGCCCCGTCTGGCGGGGCGGCGCGCACCGTGAGGACGAGCTCTTGGCGCGCTGTTACCGGAGCTGCTTTGCGCTTGCGCGGGAGCACGCGCTGCGCTCGCTCGCCTTCCCATCGATCAGTACGGGCGCCTACGGCTTTCCCATCGAGCGGGCGGCGCCGATCGCGCTCCGCGAGATCCGCCAGGCGCTCGCGGCGAACGCGCCTTTACGGGTGACCGTCGTGCTCTTTGGCCAGCGCGACCTCGAGACCTACCAGGCCTGCCTCGAGGCGGCGGGGCGCCGCCGCTAGGCGCGCTGCTCGACCGACGCGTTCGCTTTAAGCCGCGCGCCGCCGGCGAGCGTTGGGCTGCTACGTCACCCGTAAGTCGCCGCTGCCCGCGAGGCGCGCACACCGAGGTGCTAAAACAAAGAGCGTGGAGGACCGATGAACGTACACAAGTTTGCGCCTGAAGGGCGCCGCGCCGCACCCCTGCACGCGCTCCGGGGGGGTGCTCGGGGGCTCGCCGCCCTGCTGGCGCTCCTGTTACTCACCGCGTGCGGGACGCGCGAGGACGCTCCGACGGGGGCGCTGCGGCTCGACATCTTCGGGTTGCCCGCGGGGCAAGCTGCTGCGGTGCAGGTCGCTGGGCCGGGGGGCTTTGCGAGGACGCTGACCCAAAGCCAAACGATCACCAACCTGGCGCCGGGGAGCTATACGGTGAGCGCCCAGAGCGTCGCGGGCTACGCGCCGCAGGTCTCCGGTTCACCCGCTCAGGTGCGCGCGAACGCGACCGCGCAGGTCTCCGTGACGTATCGCGCCGCTCCCGGTCCTGGCCCGGGTCCAGCGCCGGGGCCCGGGGGCGACATCTCCGGTACGGTGAGCGTCGTCGGAACGGTGCCGGTCGGGGCGGGGGCAAGCGCGACGGCGCCCTTTGTGCCGGGGGAGGTCATCGTCAAGTTTCGCGAGGCGCTGACGGCGCAGGGGACGCTCCAGGCCGCCGGGCGTTCGCTCGCGCCCGTGCGCCCCGTCGGGGGGGAGGGGGCGCAGCTCTACCGGGTCGCAGCGGCGGAGCTCGGTACCGCGAGCGCCGCGCGCGAGGCGA
This window contains:
- a CDS encoding O-acetyl-ADP-ribose deacetylase, whose translation is MTLIRGDITEMRVDAIVNAANSSLLGGGGVDGAIHRAAGPELLAACRTLGGCPTGEAKLTPGYNLSARFVIHTVGPVWRGGAHREDELLARCYRSCFALAREHALRSLAFPSISTGAYGFPIERAAPIALREIRQALAANAPLRVTVVLFGQRDLETYQACLEAAGRRR